The Clostridia bacterium genomic sequence AAAAACAGAATACCGCCTAACCCTAAGTACTGTGGCAACACATGAATACGCACAATAATGCACCAGCCCATAACCAGATAGCAAATCATAGATACCAGCTTGAATTTTTTAATATCAATGGAATTTAACGCAATGCCTAAGATTGCCATGCCCCAGATGATGCCGAAAATCAGCCAGCCCTCAACGGTGCTGTGTTGGCGGAGTGTCACTAAGCAAAACGGCGTATAAGAACCTGCAATCAGAAGAAAAATAGAGCAGTGGTCTAAAATCTGAAACACCTTTTTAGACGGTCGTTCCGGCTTTAAGCCGTGGTAAATGCTGGACATGGTATATAAAAGAATGATGGTAAAACCGTAAATGGCAGAGCTTACCACCGCATAGGCATCGTTGTAAATCGCGGCAAAAATCACGCAAAGGGAGAGGGCAACCACACCCAAAGCACCG encodes the following:
- a CDS encoding hemolysin III family protein — its product is MFRTKLKDRILPFYTRGEEIFNMTSHIVGGALGVVALSLCVIFAAIYNDAYAVVSSAIYGFTIILLYTMSSIYHGLKPERPSKKVFQILDHCSIFLLIAGSYTPFCLVTLRQHSTVEGWLIFGIIWGMAILGIALNSIDIKKFKLVSMICYLVMGWCIIVRIHVLPQYLGLGGILFLALGGVSYTVGAVLYALGKRNKKLYVHSIFHLFVLLGTILQFFCIFFYVIL